A genomic window from Betta splendens chromosome 24, fBetSpl5.4, whole genome shotgun sequence includes:
- the kidins220b gene encoding kinase D-interacting substrate of 220 kDa B isoform X5, translating into MDTTTSIKMTTLAIQNLFSYVEEENLAALKAHLDRFKEVDGRSDNGQTPLMLAAEQGSLDIVQELIRRGANVNLDDVDCWSALISAAKEGHLEVVKELLENSAYIEHRDMGGWTALTWACYKGRVEVATVLLEHGANPNTTGQQFSVYPIIWAAGRGHSEIVKLLLQNGAKVNCSDKYGTTPLIWAARKGHFDCVMHLLENGADVDQEGANSMTALIVAVRGGYTEVVKELLKRNPNVNMTDKDGNTALMIAAKEGYTEIVQDLLDAGTYVNIPDRSGDTVLIGAVRGGHVEIVRALLHKYADIDIRGQDSKTALYWAVEKGNGTMVRDILQCNPDTETCTKDGETPLIKATKMRNIEIVELLLDKGAKVSAVDKKGDTPLHIAIRGRSRRLAELLLRNPKDGRLLYRPNKAGETPYNIDCSHQKSILTQIFGARHLSPTESDGDMLGYDLYSSALADILSEPTMQPPICVGLYAQWGSGKSFLLKKLEDEMKTFAGQQIEPLFQFSWLLVVLSLLLCGSVAIVLGFTVDPMLALAVSLSLLALLYLFFVVVYFGGRREGDNWTWAWLLSTRLARHIGYLELLLKLMFVNPPELPEQSTRALPVRFLFTDYNRLSSVGGETSMAEMIATLSDACEREFGFLATRLFRVFKTEEAQGKRKWKKTCCVPSFIIFALVLTCLLTGMALLAVFKVDGQNQTVNAVLIAISSVVGLALLLNCRTWWQVTDSVLNSQRKRLHGAANRMHKLKSEGFMKVLKHEVELMARMAKTIDSFTQHQTRLAVVIDGLDSCEQDKVLQMLDTVRVLFSKGPFISIFASDPHIIIKAINQNLNSVLRDSNINGHDYMRNIVHLPVFLNSRGLSSAKKMCGAAPTNGDAANADAGWHEELDRKLSQHSLGELTKFGSKTTLNRRDTYRRRQVQRSVTRQMSFDLTKLMVTEDWFSDISPQSMRRLLNIVSVTGRLLRANQITFNWDRLASWINLTEQWPYRTSWLILFLEETDGVPDQATLKTIYERVSKNIPTTKDMEPLLEIDGDVRSFEVFLSSRTPVLTGRDIRTFLPCTVNLDPKLREIIADVRAAREQMSMGGVTYPSLPLQEAQARPTSVYSQVSSTCSPSASFSGPFNPPAGGVSPQPHSSYYSGLAGPQHPFYNRSKASSLRRKQGAASIVSAAPAILLSSMTTEAVCERVRQIEGIDQSMMGQYAATIRKANVNGRVLSQCNIDELKKEMNMNFGDWQLFRATVLDMRLIENQVLHEEAASEQGSIIGGNVEPGRRAAAPPRAGGANTDASPMYSFNLSFEELSTVGLDDPARQANAPWMGAAHRTNSMTSLNSQESSNDISKLTDKQQAEYRDAYQEYIAQMAQLEMGGSSNRDRPVQPQPGQFMTPPSEDKSKDGAELDGRKSFTKKSSSKPAADNMDFTPNSDGLDPITEEDEKGEHGSSKSLLTRKTSADRGGLFQGAADLKLKTGGGLRYQKLTSDDEESEESDNAPLLKDGKKVAEAKVPGGSLALKGKDYLSDAMLDKKDSSDSGVRSNESSPNHSLQDEEADLSQLDRPNLIELDEESLARKRGLPSSLSGLQDPAVTRMSICSEDQCSLLASSPEESWPSSKTYNLNRTPSNVTLNNNTNMQQGNHPRQPAEGSSSSSTSDVILSPSSGTTRPGPNNENIRVVHLKRGLKPGDPPEICTVSSDTVTFGEERESIL; encoded by the exons ATGGACACCACTACATCCATCAAGATGACCACCCTGGCCATCCAGAACCTGTTCAGctacgtggaggaggagaacctggCTGCTCTCAAAGCTCACCTGGACCGCTTCAAGGAGGTGGACGGGCGCAGTGAT AACGGTCAGACTCCGTTGATGCTGGCAGCTGAGCAAGGCAGTCTGGATATCGTCCAGGAGCTCATCAGGAGAGGAGCCAACGTGAACCTGGACGACGTg GACTGCTGGTCAGCTTTGATCTCTGCAGCTAAAGAAGGTCATCTGGAGGtagtgaaggagctgctggagaacagcGCCTACATCGAACACAGAGACATG GGAGGATGGACCGCTTTGACCTGGGCCTGTTACAAAGGTCGTGTGGAGGTCGCCACGGTGCTGCTGGAGCACGGAGCCAACCCCAACACCACAGGACAA cagttTAGCGTGTACCCCATCATCTGGGCCGCAGGTCGAGGACACTCTGAAATCGTTAAACTTCTGCTGCAGAATGGAGCCAAAGTCAACTGTTCTGACAAG TACGGGACCACGCCGCTGATATGGGCGGCCAGAAAAGGACACTTCGACTGCGTGATGCACCTGCTGGAGAACGGGGCTGATGTCGACCAGGAGGGGGCG AACTCAATGACGGCGCTGATCGTGGCAGTGCGGGGCGGCTACACGGAGgtggtgaaggagctgctgaagaggaaccCGAACGTCAACATGACGGACAAAGACGGGAACACGGCGCTAATGATCGCTGCCAAGGAGGGCTACACCGAGATCgtccaggacctgctggacgcAGGGACCTACGTCAACATCCCCGACCGA AGTGGAGACACGGTGCTGATTGGAGCAGTGAGGGGCGGGCACGTGGAGATAGTCAGAGCTCTCCTGCACAAATACGCCGACATCGACATCAGGGGGCAG GACAGTAAGACGGCTCTGTACTGGGCCGTAGAGAAAGGAAACGGCACCATGGTGAGAGACATCCTGCAGTGTAACCCCGACACCGAGACCTGCACCAAG GATGGAGAGACTCCTCTGATTAAAGCCACTAAGATGAGAAACATTGAGatcgtggagctgctgctcgaTAAAGGAGCCAAAGTGTCGGCTGTGGACAAG AAAGGAGACACTCCTCTGCACATCGCTATACGTGGCCGCAGCCGCCGTCTGGCCGAGCTGCTCCTCAGGAACCCCAAAGATGGCCGCCTGCTGTACCGGCCCAACAAGGCCGGGGAGACGCCCTACAACATCGACTGCAGCCACCAGAAGAGCATCCTCACACAGATCTTTGGAGCCC GTCACCTGTCCCCCACCGAGTCTGACGGAGACATGCTGGGCTACGACCTGTACAGTTCTGCTCTGGCTGACATCCTGAGCGAGCCCACCATGCAGCCCCCCATCTGTGTGGGTCTGTACGCCCAGTGGGGCAGCGGAAAGTCCTTCCTGCTCAAGAAACTGGAGG ACGAGATGAAGACGTTTGCGGGTCAGCAGATCGAGCCGTTGTTTCAGTTCTCCTGGCTGCTAGTGGttctgtccctgctgctgtgtggctcCGTGGCCATCGTCCTTGGCTTCACTGTGGACCCTATGCTGGCCTTGGCTGTGTCCCTGAGCCTGCTGGCGCTGCTCTACCTTTTCTTTG TGGTGGTGTACTTCGGAGGGCGCCGGGAAGGCGACAACTGGACCTGGGCGTGGCTGCTCAGCACCCGTCTGGCCCGTCACATCGGGTATCTGGAGCTGTTGCTAAAGTTGATGTTCGTCAACCCGCCGGAGCTCCCGGAGCAGAGCACCAGGGCTCTGCCGGTCAG GTTCCTGTTCACGGACTACAACCGTCTGTCCAGCGTCGGAGGAGAGACGTCGATGGCCGAGATGATCGCCACGCTCTCCGACGCCTGTGAGAGAGAGTTCGGATTCCTCGCCACACGTCTGTTCAGAGTGTTTAAGACGGAAGAGGCGCAAG GTAAGAGGAAGTGGAAGAAGACCTGCTGCGTGCCGTCCTTCATCATATTCGCCCTGGTGCTGACCTGCCTGCTCACCGGCATGGCGCTGCTGGCCGTCTTCAAGGTGGATGGGCAGAACCAGACAGTAAATGCGGTTCTGATCGCCATCAGCAGTGTGGTGggcctggctctgctgctgaactGCAGGACGTGGTGGCAGGTGACGGACTCGGTGCTGAACTCTCAGAGGAAGAGGCTGCACGGCGCCGCCAACAGGATGCACAAGCTGAAGAGCGAGGGCTTCATGAAG GTCCTGAAGCACGAGGTGGAGCTGATGGCGCGCATGGCTAAGACCATCGACAGCTTCACGCAGCATCAGACCCGGCTGGCGGTCGTCATCGACGGACTGGACTCCTGCGAACAGGACAAAGTTCTGCAGATGCTCGACACG GTGCGGGTTTTGTTCTCCAAAGGCCCCTTCATCTCCATCTTTGCCAGTGACCCTCACATCATCATCAAGGCCATTAACCAGAACCTGAACAGCGTCCTCAGAGACTCCAACATCAACGGACACGACTACATGCGGAACATCGTCCACCTGCCCGTCTTCCTCAACAGCAGGGGTCTCTCCAGCGCCAAGAAGATGTGTGGCGCAGCGCCCACCAACGGGGACGCCGCCAACGCTGATG CAGGGTGGCACGAGGAGCTGGACAGGAAACTGTCTCAGCACAGTTTGGGTGAATTGACCAAGTTTGGCAGCAAGACGACGCTGAACCGCCGG GACACCTACCGACGGCGACAGGTGCAGCGCTCGGTGACCCGGCAGATGTCCTTCGACCTGACGAAGCTGATGGTGACGGAGGACTGGTTCAGTGACATCAGCCCACAGTCCatgaggaggctgctgaacATCGTCTCGGTCACGG GTCGCCTGCTGCGAGCCAATCAGATCACCTTCAACTGGGACCGCCTGGCGTCGTGGATCAACCTGACAGAGCAGTGGCCTTACAGGACGTCGTGGCTCATCCTGTTCCTGGAGGAGACCGACGGAGTCCCCGACCAGGCCACGCTCAAGACCATCTACGAGAG AGTGAGTAAGAACATCCCCACCACCAAAGACATGGAACCTCTGCTGGAGATCGACGGCGACGTCCGCAGCTTTGAGGTCTTCCTGTCTTCTCGAACCCCCGTCCTGACTGGCAGAGACATCCGCACCTTCCTGCCCTGCACTGTCAACCTGGACCCCAAACTCAGAGAGATCATTGCGG ATGTTCGTGCAGCTCGGGAGCAGATGAGTATGGGTGGAGTCACATACCCGTCCCTCCCCCTGCAGGAGGCCCAGGCCCGGCCCACCTCTGTCTACAGCCAGGTGTCGTCCACGTGCTCGCCCTCCGCCTCCTTCAGCGGGCCCTTCAacccaccagcagggggcgtctCCCCGCAGCCACACAGTAGCTACTACAGCGGCCTGGCCGGACCGCAGCACCCCTTCTACAACAGA TCTAAAGCTTCATCTCTGAGACGGAAGCAG GGCGCCGCCTCCATTGTGTCGGCCGCTCCGGCcatcctcctcagctccatGACGACCGAGGCCGTCTGTGAGCGTGTGCGTCAGATCGAAGGCATTGACCAGAGCATGATGGGACAATACGCAGCCACCATCAGGAAG GCGAACGTGAATGGCAGAGTTTTATCTCAGTGCAACATTgacgagctgaagaaggagatgAACATGAACTTTGGGGACTGGCAGCTGTTTCGAGCCACG GTCCTGGACATGCGCCTCATAGAGAATCAGGTGCTGCACGAGGAAGCAGCCAGTGAGCAAGGCAGCATTATTGGTGGCAACGTCGAGCCTGGAAGACGAGCGGCAGCTCCTCCTCGTGCCGGCGGCGCCAACACGGACGCATCACCGATGTACAGCTTCAACCTGAGCTTCGAGGAGCTCAGCACCGTGGGACTGGACGACCCGGCCCGACAGGCTAACGCTCCGTGGATG GGTGCTGCTCACCGCACCAACAGCATGACCAGCCTGAACTCACAGGAGTCCTCCAACGACATCTCCAAGCTGACGGACAAGCAGCAAGCTGAGTACCGCGACGCCTACCAGGAATACATCGCCCAGATGGCTCAGCTGGAGATgggaggcagcagcaacagggacCGACCGGTCCAGCCGCAGCCCGGACAGTTCATGACTCCACCGTCTGAGGACAAAAGCAAGGACGGCGCAGAGTTGGACGGACGCAAGTCCTTCACcaagaagagcagcagcaagcCGGCGGCAGACAACATGGACTTCACCCCGAACAGCGACGGCCTGGACCCCATCACCGAGGAGGACGAAAAGGGAGAACACGGATCCTCCAAGTCTCTGTTGACCCGCAAGACGTCTGCAGACAGAGGCGGGCTGTTCCAGGGCGCCGCAGACCTGAAGCTGAAGACCGGGGGAGGGCTGCGCTACCAGAAACTGACCAGCGACGACGAGGAGTCGGAGGAGTCCGACAACGCTCCCCTGCTGAAAGACGGCAAGAAGGTGGCGGAGGCCAAGGTGCCCGGTGGCTCGCTGGCGCTGAAGGGGAAGGACTACCTGTCCGACGCCATGCTGGACAAGAAGGACTCGTCCGATTCTGGCGTTCGCTCCAACGAGAGCTCGCCCAACCACTCGCTGCAGGACGAGGAGGCGGATCTGTCGCAGCTGGACAGGCCAAACCTCATCGAGCTGGATGAGGAGAGCCTGGCCAGGAAGCGCGGCCTTCCCAGCAGCCTCAGCGGCCTCCAGGACCCAGCCGTCACCCGCATGTCCATCTGCTCAGAGGACCAGTGCAGCCTGCTGGCCAGCAGCCCTGAGGAGAGCTGGCCCTCATCCAAGACCTACAACCTGAACCGCACGCCCAGCAACGTGACactcaacaacaacaccaacatgCAGCAGGGCAACCACCCTCGCCAGCCTGCAgagggctcctcctcctcctccaccagcgacGTCATCCTGTCCCCGAGCTCCGGCACCACCAGGCCGGGCCCGAACAACGAGAACATCCGTGTGGTTCACCTGAAGAGGGGCCTGAAACCCGGGGACCCCCCGGAGATCTGCACCGTGTCCTCCGACACCGTCACGTTTGGCGAGGAACGCGAGAGCATCCTGTGA
- the kidins220b gene encoding kinase D-interacting substrate of 220 kDa B isoform X6, producing MDTTTSIKMTTLAIQNLFSYVEEENLAALKAHLDRFKEVDGRSDNGQTPLMLAAEQGSLDIVQELIRRGANVNLDDVDCWSALISAAKEGHLEVVKELLENSAYIEHRDMGGWTALTWACYKGRVEVATVLLEHGANPNTTGQQFSVYPIIWAAGRGHSEIVKLLLQNGAKVNCSDKYGTTPLIWAARKGHFDCVMHLLENGADVDQEGANSMTALIVAVRGGYTEVVKELLKRNPNVNMTDKDGNTALMIAAKEGYTEIVQDLLDAGTYVNIPDRSGDTVLIGAVRGGHVEIVRALLHKYADIDIRGQDSKTALYWAVEKGNGTMVRDILQCNPDTETCTKDGETPLIKATKMRNIEIVELLLDKGAKVSAVDKKGDTPLHIAIRGRSRRLAELLLRNPKDGRLLYRPNKAGETPYNIDCSHQKSILTQIFGARHLSPTESDGDMLGYDLYSSALADILSEPTMQPPICVGLYAQWGSGKSFLLKKLEDEMKTFAGQQIEPLFQFSWLLVVLSLLLCGSVAIVLGFTVDPMLALAVSLSLLALLYLFFVVVYFGGRREGDNWTWAWLLSTRLARHIGYLELLLKLMFVNPPELPEQSTRALPVRFLFTDYNRLSSVGGETSMAEMIATLSDACEREFGFLATRLFRVFKTEEAQGKRKWKKTCCVPSFIIFALVLTCLLTGMALLAVFKVDGQNQTVNAVLIAISSVVGLALLLNCRTWWQVTDSVLNSQRKRLHGAANRMHKLKSEGFMKVLKHEVELMARMAKTIDSFTQHQTRLAVVIDGLDSCEQDKVLQMLDTVRVLFSKGPFISIFASDPHIIIKAINQNLNSVLRDSNINGHDYMRNIVHLPVFLNSRGLSSAKKMCGAAPTNGDAANADAGWHEELDRKLSQHSLGELTKFGSKTTLNRRDTYRRRQVQRSVTRQMSFDLTKLMVTEDWFSDISPQSMRRLLNIVSVTGRLLRANQITFNWDRLASWINLTEQWPYRTSWLILFLEETDGVPDQATLKTIYERVSKNIPTTKDMEPLLEIDGDVRSFEVFLSSRTPVLTGRDIRTFLPCTVNLDPKLREIIADVRAAREQMSMGGVTYPSLPLQEAQARPTSVYSQVSSTCSPSASFSGPFNPPAGGVSPQPHSSYYSGLAGPQHPFYNRGAASIVSAAPAILLSSMTTEAVCERVRQIEGIDQSMMGQYAATIRKANVNGRVLSQCNIDELKKEMNMNFGDWQLFRATVLDMRLIENQVLHEEAASEQGSIIGGNVEPGRRAAAPPRAGGANTDASPMYSFNLSFEELSTVGLDDPARQANAPWMGAAHRTNSMTSLNSQESSNDISKLTDKQQAEYRDAYQEYIAQMAQLEMGGSSNRDRPVQPQPGQFMTPPSEDKSKDGAELDGRKSFTKKSSSKPAADNMDFTPNSDGLDPITEEDEKGEHGSSKSLLTRKTSADRGGLFQGAADLKLKTGGGLRYQKLTSDDEESEESDNAPLLKDGKKVAEAKVPGGSLALKGKDYLSDAMLDKKDSSDSGVRSNESSPNHSLQDEEADLSQLDRPNLIELDEESLARKRGLPSSLSGLQDPAVTRMSICSEDQCSLLASSPEESWPSSKTYNLNRTPSNVTLNNNTNMQQGNHPRQPAEGSSSSSTSDVILSPSSGTTRPGPNNENIRVVHLKRGLKPGDPPEICTVSSDTVTFGEERESIL from the exons ATGGACACCACTACATCCATCAAGATGACCACCCTGGCCATCCAGAACCTGTTCAGctacgtggaggaggagaacctggCTGCTCTCAAAGCTCACCTGGACCGCTTCAAGGAGGTGGACGGGCGCAGTGAT AACGGTCAGACTCCGTTGATGCTGGCAGCTGAGCAAGGCAGTCTGGATATCGTCCAGGAGCTCATCAGGAGAGGAGCCAACGTGAACCTGGACGACGTg GACTGCTGGTCAGCTTTGATCTCTGCAGCTAAAGAAGGTCATCTGGAGGtagtgaaggagctgctggagaacagcGCCTACATCGAACACAGAGACATG GGAGGATGGACCGCTTTGACCTGGGCCTGTTACAAAGGTCGTGTGGAGGTCGCCACGGTGCTGCTGGAGCACGGAGCCAACCCCAACACCACAGGACAA cagttTAGCGTGTACCCCATCATCTGGGCCGCAGGTCGAGGACACTCTGAAATCGTTAAACTTCTGCTGCAGAATGGAGCCAAAGTCAACTGTTCTGACAAG TACGGGACCACGCCGCTGATATGGGCGGCCAGAAAAGGACACTTCGACTGCGTGATGCACCTGCTGGAGAACGGGGCTGATGTCGACCAGGAGGGGGCG AACTCAATGACGGCGCTGATCGTGGCAGTGCGGGGCGGCTACACGGAGgtggtgaaggagctgctgaagaggaaccCGAACGTCAACATGACGGACAAAGACGGGAACACGGCGCTAATGATCGCTGCCAAGGAGGGCTACACCGAGATCgtccaggacctgctggacgcAGGGACCTACGTCAACATCCCCGACCGA AGTGGAGACACGGTGCTGATTGGAGCAGTGAGGGGCGGGCACGTGGAGATAGTCAGAGCTCTCCTGCACAAATACGCCGACATCGACATCAGGGGGCAG GACAGTAAGACGGCTCTGTACTGGGCCGTAGAGAAAGGAAACGGCACCATGGTGAGAGACATCCTGCAGTGTAACCCCGACACCGAGACCTGCACCAAG GATGGAGAGACTCCTCTGATTAAAGCCACTAAGATGAGAAACATTGAGatcgtggagctgctgctcgaTAAAGGAGCCAAAGTGTCGGCTGTGGACAAG AAAGGAGACACTCCTCTGCACATCGCTATACGTGGCCGCAGCCGCCGTCTGGCCGAGCTGCTCCTCAGGAACCCCAAAGATGGCCGCCTGCTGTACCGGCCCAACAAGGCCGGGGAGACGCCCTACAACATCGACTGCAGCCACCAGAAGAGCATCCTCACACAGATCTTTGGAGCCC GTCACCTGTCCCCCACCGAGTCTGACGGAGACATGCTGGGCTACGACCTGTACAGTTCTGCTCTGGCTGACATCCTGAGCGAGCCCACCATGCAGCCCCCCATCTGTGTGGGTCTGTACGCCCAGTGGGGCAGCGGAAAGTCCTTCCTGCTCAAGAAACTGGAGG ACGAGATGAAGACGTTTGCGGGTCAGCAGATCGAGCCGTTGTTTCAGTTCTCCTGGCTGCTAGTGGttctgtccctgctgctgtgtggctcCGTGGCCATCGTCCTTGGCTTCACTGTGGACCCTATGCTGGCCTTGGCTGTGTCCCTGAGCCTGCTGGCGCTGCTCTACCTTTTCTTTG TGGTGGTGTACTTCGGAGGGCGCCGGGAAGGCGACAACTGGACCTGGGCGTGGCTGCTCAGCACCCGTCTGGCCCGTCACATCGGGTATCTGGAGCTGTTGCTAAAGTTGATGTTCGTCAACCCGCCGGAGCTCCCGGAGCAGAGCACCAGGGCTCTGCCGGTCAG GTTCCTGTTCACGGACTACAACCGTCTGTCCAGCGTCGGAGGAGAGACGTCGATGGCCGAGATGATCGCCACGCTCTCCGACGCCTGTGAGAGAGAGTTCGGATTCCTCGCCACACGTCTGTTCAGAGTGTTTAAGACGGAAGAGGCGCAAG GTAAGAGGAAGTGGAAGAAGACCTGCTGCGTGCCGTCCTTCATCATATTCGCCCTGGTGCTGACCTGCCTGCTCACCGGCATGGCGCTGCTGGCCGTCTTCAAGGTGGATGGGCAGAACCAGACAGTAAATGCGGTTCTGATCGCCATCAGCAGTGTGGTGggcctggctctgctgctgaactGCAGGACGTGGTGGCAGGTGACGGACTCGGTGCTGAACTCTCAGAGGAAGAGGCTGCACGGCGCCGCCAACAGGATGCACAAGCTGAAGAGCGAGGGCTTCATGAAG GTCCTGAAGCACGAGGTGGAGCTGATGGCGCGCATGGCTAAGACCATCGACAGCTTCACGCAGCATCAGACCCGGCTGGCGGTCGTCATCGACGGACTGGACTCCTGCGAACAGGACAAAGTTCTGCAGATGCTCGACACG GTGCGGGTTTTGTTCTCCAAAGGCCCCTTCATCTCCATCTTTGCCAGTGACCCTCACATCATCATCAAGGCCATTAACCAGAACCTGAACAGCGTCCTCAGAGACTCCAACATCAACGGACACGACTACATGCGGAACATCGTCCACCTGCCCGTCTTCCTCAACAGCAGGGGTCTCTCCAGCGCCAAGAAGATGTGTGGCGCAGCGCCCACCAACGGGGACGCCGCCAACGCTGATG CAGGGTGGCACGAGGAGCTGGACAGGAAACTGTCTCAGCACAGTTTGGGTGAATTGACCAAGTTTGGCAGCAAGACGACGCTGAACCGCCGG GACACCTACCGACGGCGACAGGTGCAGCGCTCGGTGACCCGGCAGATGTCCTTCGACCTGACGAAGCTGATGGTGACGGAGGACTGGTTCAGTGACATCAGCCCACAGTCCatgaggaggctgctgaacATCGTCTCGGTCACGG GTCGCCTGCTGCGAGCCAATCAGATCACCTTCAACTGGGACCGCCTGGCGTCGTGGATCAACCTGACAGAGCAGTGGCCTTACAGGACGTCGTGGCTCATCCTGTTCCTGGAGGAGACCGACGGAGTCCCCGACCAGGCCACGCTCAAGACCATCTACGAGAG AGTGAGTAAGAACATCCCCACCACCAAAGACATGGAACCTCTGCTGGAGATCGACGGCGACGTCCGCAGCTTTGAGGTCTTCCTGTCTTCTCGAACCCCCGTCCTGACTGGCAGAGACATCCGCACCTTCCTGCCCTGCACTGTCAACCTGGACCCCAAACTCAGAGAGATCATTGCGG ATGTTCGTGCAGCTCGGGAGCAGATGAGTATGGGTGGAGTCACATACCCGTCCCTCCCCCTGCAGGAGGCCCAGGCCCGGCCCACCTCTGTCTACAGCCAGGTGTCGTCCACGTGCTCGCCCTCCGCCTCCTTCAGCGGGCCCTTCAacccaccagcagggggcgtctCCCCGCAGCCACACAGTAGCTACTACAGCGGCCTGGCCGGACCGCAGCACCCCTTCTACAACAGA GGCGCCGCCTCCATTGTGTCGGCCGCTCCGGCcatcctcctcagctccatGACGACCGAGGCCGTCTGTGAGCGTGTGCGTCAGATCGAAGGCATTGACCAGAGCATGATGGGACAATACGCAGCCACCATCAGGAAG GCGAACGTGAATGGCAGAGTTTTATCTCAGTGCAACATTgacgagctgaagaaggagatgAACATGAACTTTGGGGACTGGCAGCTGTTTCGAGCCACG GTCCTGGACATGCGCCTCATAGAGAATCAGGTGCTGCACGAGGAAGCAGCCAGTGAGCAAGGCAGCATTATTGGTGGCAACGTCGAGCCTGGAAGACGAGCGGCAGCTCCTCCTCGTGCCGGCGGCGCCAACACGGACGCATCACCGATGTACAGCTTCAACCTGAGCTTCGAGGAGCTCAGCACCGTGGGACTGGACGACCCGGCCCGACAGGCTAACGCTCCGTGGATG GGTGCTGCTCACCGCACCAACAGCATGACCAGCCTGAACTCACAGGAGTCCTCCAACGACATCTCCAAGCTGACGGACAAGCAGCAAGCTGAGTACCGCGACGCCTACCAGGAATACATCGCCCAGATGGCTCAGCTGGAGATgggaggcagcagcaacagggacCGACCGGTCCAGCCGCAGCCCGGACAGTTCATGACTCCACCGTCTGAGGACAAAAGCAAGGACGGCGCAGAGTTGGACGGACGCAAGTCCTTCACcaagaagagcagcagcaagcCGGCGGCAGACAACATGGACTTCACCCCGAACAGCGACGGCCTGGACCCCATCACCGAGGAGGACGAAAAGGGAGAACACGGATCCTCCAAGTCTCTGTTGACCCGCAAGACGTCTGCAGACAGAGGCGGGCTGTTCCAGGGCGCCGCAGACCTGAAGCTGAAGACCGGGGGAGGGCTGCGCTACCAGAAACTGACCAGCGACGACGAGGAGTCGGAGGAGTCCGACAACGCTCCCCTGCTGAAAGACGGCAAGAAGGTGGCGGAGGCCAAGGTGCCCGGTGGCTCGCTGGCGCTGAAGGGGAAGGACTACCTGTCCGACGCCATGCTGGACAAGAAGGACTCGTCCGATTCTGGCGTTCGCTCCAACGAGAGCTCGCCCAACCACTCGCTGCAGGACGAGGAGGCGGATCTGTCGCAGCTGGACAGGCCAAACCTCATCGAGCTGGATGAGGAGAGCCTGGCCAGGAAGCGCGGCCTTCCCAGCAGCCTCAGCGGCCTCCAGGACCCAGCCGTCACCCGCATGTCCATCTGCTCAGAGGACCAGTGCAGCCTGCTGGCCAGCAGCCCTGAGGAGAGCTGGCCCTCATCCAAGACCTACAACCTGAACCGCACGCCCAGCAACGTGACactcaacaacaacaccaacatgCAGCAGGGCAACCACCCTCGCCAGCCTGCAgagggctcctcctcctcctccaccagcgacGTCATCCTGTCCCCGAGCTCCGGCACCACCAGGCCGGGCCCGAACAACGAGAACATCCGTGTGGTTCACCTGAAGAGGGGCCTGAAACCCGGGGACCCCCCGGAGATCTGCACCGTGTCCTCCGACACCGTCACGTTTGGCGAGGAACGCGAGAGCATCCTGTGA